A part of Thermotoga petrophila RKU-1 genomic DNA contains:
- the phoU gene encoding phosphate signaling complex protein PhoU produces MVDHVHFERELTLLKSDVSKMLFLVSESLNDAIESLETMNETLARKVLESDDMIDELNREIEEKAYQIIARYNPILKQLRYIITILKFSNDLERIGDLSCNIAEKCLFLSEEKIKFEMLKELKDMFGSTLKVVQDAFKAFVEEDVDLAFRLWKFDDVIDEMEKKIRRIVVERIREGNISAELALVYILIARDLERVGDHANNLCEEVIYIETGKNMKEFLRGVESGSEGADS; encoded by the coding sequence ATGGTCGATCACGTTCACTTCGAAAGGGAACTCACACTTCTCAAGTCTGATGTCTCGAAGATGCTCTTTCTGGTCTCTGAATCTTTGAACGACGCGATAGAGAGCCTCGAGACGATGAATGAGACGCTCGCCAGGAAGGTCCTCGAGTCGGACGATATGATAGACGAACTGAACAGGGAGATAGAAGAAAAAGCTTACCAGATCATAGCGAGGTACAACCCCATCCTGAAACAGCTCAGGTACATCATCACCATCTTGAAATTTTCAAACGATCTGGAGAGGATAGGAGATCTCTCCTGCAACATAGCTGAGAAGTGTCTCTTTCTCTCTGAAGAGAAGATCAAATTCGAAATGCTCAAGGAACTCAAAGACATGTTCGGAAGCACCCTGAAGGTGGTTCAGGACGCTTTCAAGGCCTTCGTTGAAGAAGATGTGGATCTGGCTTTCAGGCTCTGGAAGTTCGACGACGTGATAGACGAGATGGAAAAGAAGATCAGAAGAATCGTGGTGGAAAGAATAAGGGAGGGAAACATCTCGGCCGAGCTGGCGCTGGTTTACATACTCATCGCAAGAGACCTTGAGAGGGTGGGAGATCACGCCAACAACCTCTGTGAGGAGGTCATATACATAGAAACGGGAAAAAACATGAAGGAATTCCTGAGGGGTGTTGAGAGTGGGAGTGAAGGTGCTGATAGCTGA
- a CDS encoding sensor histidine kinase, which translates to MRVIELEDLDHIREAIVILKGLEVEGANKPGEKLGFKKGKNLMSIFTCKEMDRFIRDVQERKNFSLETNAYFFELHSKRFVSLRYLPKKSLLFVNDLTEERTLSEAKLDFVTAVSHELFTPLSASKANVFLLKDIENDPEKLEILGKVERSLDRMETIIRQLKVLTMIQLRLYELKMEHIPVEEVVHMVLEELREKIESKKIKVNVFVDVETIETDRFVFHTILKNLVSNAVKYSYPDSVVEISITGERLSVKDQGIGIKEEEKSRIFERFYRGSEALKMAPGSGLGLSIVKHLCDTIGYRLEVNSQWLVGSEFIVHFK; encoded by the coding sequence ATGAGGGTGATAGAGCTTGAAGATCTCGATCATATCAGAGAAGCGATCGTGATACTGAAGGGCCTGGAAGTGGAAGGTGCGAACAAACCGGGTGAGAAACTCGGCTTCAAAAAGGGAAAGAATCTGATGTCGATCTTCACGTGCAAGGAAATGGATAGATTCATCAGAGATGTTCAAGAAAGAAAGAATTTCTCCCTTGAAACAAACGCCTATTTTTTTGAACTCCACTCGAAAAGGTTCGTCTCCCTCCGCTACCTTCCGAAGAAGAGTCTTCTCTTTGTGAACGATCTCACCGAGGAGAGAACTCTCAGCGAGGCAAAACTCGATTTTGTAACGGCCGTCTCCCACGAGCTGTTCACACCTCTTTCTGCGTCAAAGGCAAACGTTTTTCTTCTGAAGGACATAGAAAACGATCCAGAAAAACTCGAAATACTCGGAAAAGTTGAGCGCTCCTTGGACAGAATGGAAACGATCATCAGACAGCTCAAGGTGCTCACCATGATACAGCTGAGACTTTACGAACTCAAGATGGAGCACATTCCTGTCGAAGAAGTCGTTCACATGGTCTTGGAAGAGCTTCGAGAAAAGATCGAGTCAAAGAAGATCAAGGTAAACGTTTTTGTGGATGTTGAAACAATCGAAACTGACAGGTTCGTGTTCCACACGATCTTGAAGAACCTCGTTTCAAACGCCGTGAAGTACTCTTATCCCGATTCTGTGGTGGAGATTTCTATCACCGGTGAAAGACTGAGTGTGAAAGATCAGGGAATCGGTATCAAAGAAGAGGAGAAGAGCAGGATATTCGAGCGCTTCTACAGAGGTTCAGAAGCACTCAAGATGGCGCCCGGTTCTGGCCTGGGACTTTCCATAGTGAAACACCTGTGCGACACGATAGGTTACAGGCTGGAAGTGAACTCTCAGTGGCTCGTTGGATCAGAGTTCATCGTTCACTTCAAATGA
- a CDS encoding HAS-barrel domain-containing protein yields MSGRKIGVVTGIFQSSPYEFFVRMTAEKPGEAYKVFAQIEDVVKVEYLTGYGTVVTYGMIVDIQNRWDGDLRNGYEEEVALEKLKPAYPIYIAKVKVTRSFLKEGDKLLEDAPEIPPNIGSPVFLVGDEEIDIALGFDELKRKNVALPVGLLKNGRPAYLDLRYILGDNGAHINVSGQSGVAAKTSYTTFLVKSMIETSSKNDGDLMRELREARYIIFNVKGESLLFLDRISKEWYSEREKWDEMYRVLGIEPKPFENVAFYAPSREKGAYIPDVNKRLIGVNVYGWDVFDIVEMNLLELMFDPDEMTRNQNFQLAVWSLQEHLSQRMEEMYQEFLKEGYIVDRKKLPSEALREVVMKKGEVVDLPLDLDSLIKDLGEGGRTREYLLGEHVQKQTIGMLIRRLKAAQKMDFDRLWVKPPLKVEPWQTNYRIDWNVPGRVTVIDISKLRERAQAFVVGAILSEVMREKERNSGFTQPVFIFLDELNKYAPRHGGGALANIFRDVAERGRSFRVILIGAEQTASEVDYRVITQAATVVVGRQKGAELIKPEYSHLTEHYKRKAALLRQGEVIIDQPFLNLPLTVKFPLPAWCTREGGWHNPEGKTWEEEEFII; encoded by the coding sequence ATGAGCGGAAGAAAGATAGGGGTTGTCACCGGTATATTCCAGTCCAGTCCGTACGAATTCTTCGTTCGAATGACCGCCGAAAAGCCAGGAGAAGCGTACAAGGTATTCGCTCAGATAGAGGATGTTGTGAAGGTTGAGTACCTCACGGGGTACGGCACCGTCGTCACGTACGGAATGATCGTTGATATACAGAACAGATGGGATGGAGATTTGAGAAACGGCTACGAAGAGGAAGTTGCACTCGAGAAGTTGAAACCTGCCTATCCGATATACATCGCGAAGGTGAAGGTGACAAGATCGTTTCTGAAAGAAGGAGACAAGCTCCTCGAAGACGCTCCGGAGATCCCTCCAAACATAGGCTCCCCCGTCTTTCTCGTCGGAGATGAGGAGATAGACATCGCCCTTGGATTCGATGAGTTGAAGAGAAAGAACGTTGCACTGCCAGTTGGCTTGCTGAAGAACGGAAGGCCGGCTTATCTCGATTTGAGATACATCCTGGGAGACAACGGAGCCCACATAAACGTCTCCGGACAGTCCGGTGTTGCGGCGAAAACGTCTTACACCACGTTCCTCGTCAAGTCGATGATAGAAACGTCCAGCAAAAACGATGGAGATTTGATGAGAGAGCTGAGAGAGGCGAGATACATCATCTTCAACGTGAAGGGAGAGAGTCTGCTGTTTCTCGATCGCATTTCGAAGGAGTGGTATTCAGAAAGGGAGAAATGGGATGAAATGTACAGGGTTCTCGGCATTGAACCAAAACCTTTTGAAAATGTCGCATTCTACGCTCCCAGCAGGGAGAAGGGAGCTTACATACCGGATGTCAACAAGAGATTGATCGGTGTGAACGTTTACGGCTGGGACGTGTTCGACATCGTCGAAATGAACCTTCTGGAACTCATGTTCGATCCAGATGAGATGACGAGAAACCAGAACTTTCAGCTCGCGGTCTGGTCCCTCCAGGAGCACCTTTCCCAGAGAATGGAAGAGATGTACCAGGAATTTCTGAAAGAGGGATACATCGTTGACAGAAAAAAACTGCCGTCAGAAGCACTGCGCGAAGTGGTGATGAAGAAAGGTGAAGTCGTGGATCTTCCACTTGATCTCGATAGTTTGATAAAAGATCTTGGAGAAGGTGGAAGGACAAGAGAGTATCTCCTGGGAGAACACGTCCAGAAGCAGACGATCGGGATGCTGATCAGGAGATTGAAAGCCGCTCAAAAGATGGACTTCGACAGACTCTGGGTGAAACCGCCTCTGAAAGTGGAACCGTGGCAGACCAACTATCGGATCGACTGGAACGTGCCGGGAAGGGTCACAGTCATCGACATTTCGAAGTTGAGAGAACGCGCACAGGCGTTCGTTGTAGGTGCGATTCTTTCCGAGGTAATGAGAGAAAAAGAAAGAAACAGCGGTTTCACCCAGCCCGTTTTCATTTTCCTGGACGAGCTGAACAAGTACGCACCAAGACACGGCGGAGGAGCCCTTGCGAACATCTTCAGAGATGTGGCGGAAAGAGGAAGATCTTTCAGAGTGATCCTCATTGGAGCCGAACAGACCGCTTCCGAAGTGGATTACAGGGTAATCACGCAAGCCGCTACGGTGGTTGTGGGCAGGCAGAAAGGAGCCGAACTCATAAAACCCGAATACTCGCATCTCACAGAGCACTACAAGAGAAAAGCAGCACTCTTGAGACAGGGAGAAGTGATCATAGATCAGCCGTTCTTGAACCTTCCTCTCACGGTGAAGTTTCCGCTTCCGGCCTGGTGCACGAGAGAAGGCGGGTGGCACAACCCGGAGGGGAAAACGTGGGAAGAAGAGGAGTTCATCATTTGA
- the hydG gene encoding [FeFe] hydrogenase H-cluster radical SAM maturase HydG, producing MYVFVKERVESRSFIPEEKIFELLEKTKNPDPARVREIIQKSLDKNRLEPEETATLLNVEDPELLEEIFEAARTLKERIYGNRIVLFAPLYIGNDCVNDCVYCGFRVSNKVVERRTLTEEQLKEEVRALVSQGHKRLIVVYGEHPKYSPEFIARTIDIVYNTKYGNGEIRRVNVNAAPQTIEGYKIIKSVGIGTFQIFQETYHRETYLKLHPRGPKSNYNWRLYGLDRAMMAGIDDVGIGALFGLYDWKFEVMGLLYHTIHLEERFGVGPHTISFPRIKPAINTPYSQKPEHIVSDEDFKKLVAIIRLSVPYTGMILTAREPAKLRDEVIKLGVSQIDAGSRIGIGAYSHREDDEDRKRQFTLEDPRPLDQVMRSLLKEGFVPSFCTACYRAGRTGEHFMEFAIPGFVKNFCTPNALFTLQEYLCDYATEETRKVGEEVIERELQKMNPKIRERVREGLEKIKRGERDVRF from the coding sequence ATGTATGTGTTTGTGAAAGAGCGTGTAGAGAGCAGATCTTTCATACCGGAAGAAAAGATATTTGAACTTCTGGAGAAAACGAAAAACCCGGATCCTGCAAGGGTGAGAGAGATCATCCAGAAGTCGCTGGACAAGAACAGGCTCGAGCCGGAAGAGACGGCCACCCTTTTGAATGTGGAAGATCCAGAGCTTCTGGAGGAGATCTTCGAAGCAGCCCGCACTCTGAAAGAACGAATCTACGGAAACAGAATAGTTCTCTTCGCACCGCTGTACATAGGAAACGATTGTGTCAACGACTGTGTTTACTGTGGTTTCAGAGTTTCCAACAAAGTGGTGGAAAGAAGAACGCTCACGGAAGAGCAATTGAAAGAAGAAGTCAGGGCACTCGTTTCCCAAGGGCACAAAAGACTCATCGTCGTCTATGGAGAGCACCCCAAGTATTCACCAGAGTTCATCGCAAGGACGATCGACATCGTTTACAACACAAAGTACGGAAACGGCGAGATCAGGCGTGTGAACGTCAACGCTGCTCCTCAAACGATTGAAGGCTACAAGATCATAAAGTCCGTGGGAATCGGAACCTTCCAGATCTTTCAGGAAACGTATCACAGGGAAACGTATTTGAAACTCCATCCAAGAGGTCCGAAATCGAACTACAACTGGAGGCTCTATGGACTGGACAGAGCAATGATGGCGGGAATCGACGACGTTGGAATAGGAGCGCTCTTCGGCCTCTACGACTGGAAGTTCGAAGTGATGGGTCTCCTTTACCACACGATACACCTCGAAGAGAGATTCGGTGTGGGACCACACACCATCTCTTTCCCGAGGATAAAACCCGCGATAAACACACCATATTCGCAGAAACCGGAACACATCGTGAGCGACGAAGACTTCAAGAAGCTCGTCGCCATCATAAGGCTTTCTGTTCCGTACACGGGCATGATTCTCACCGCAAGAGAACCCGCAAAACTCAGGGACGAGGTGATAAAGCTCGGTGTTTCACAGATAGACGCCGGCTCCAGAATAGGAATCGGAGCGTACTCTCACAGAGAAGACGACGAGGACAGAAAGAGACAGTTCACGCTCGAAGACCCAAGACCACTCGATCAGGTGATGAGAAGCCTACTGAAAGAGGGCTTTGTACCTTCATTCTGCACCGCGTGTTACAGGGCAGGAAGAACTGGGGAACACTTCATGGAATTTGCAATTCCCGGTTTCGTGAAGAACTTCTGCACACCGAACGCCCTGTTCACACTTCAGGAATACCTCTGTGACTACGCAACAGAAGAAACAAGGAAGGTAGGAGAGGAGGTTATTGAAAGAGAACTTCAGAAGATGAATCCAAAGATCAGAGAGAGAGTTAGAGAGGGACTCGAAAAGATAAAGCGCGGTGAGAGGGATGTTAGATTTTAA
- the pstA gene encoding phosphate ABC transporter permease PstA produces the protein MRKDLIASYVFRAVSYVAFAVVVIMFVLVLAGGVKYFSPSFFLDYPKNGMTEGGIFPAILGSFYLMVLTFLISIPLGIFTGVFLSEYGNNVIAKWIDISLTALSGIPSVVYGLFGLAFFCVALQFGTSMLAAALTLSLMTLPVIASSTRETLKAIPVEIREAALALGATKEEVIFKVLLPAARKGIITAVLVGGGRALGETAPVLLTGAVFYSTQLPKSLLSPVMTLPTHIYYITAAYGESAQWMAKGTAAFLMIVVALIYGTAFFLRRRKNGAHH, from the coding sequence ATGAGAAAAGACCTGATCGCTTCGTACGTTTTCAGAGCAGTGAGTTACGTTGCCTTCGCAGTTGTTGTGATCATGTTCGTACTGGTTCTCGCTGGAGGGGTGAAGTACTTTTCACCTTCTTTTTTCCTGGATTACCCGAAGAACGGTATGACGGAGGGAGGGATCTTTCCCGCCATCCTTGGCAGTTTCTACCTCATGGTGCTCACGTTTCTCATATCGATTCCTCTTGGGATCTTCACCGGAGTGTTTCTCTCTGAGTACGGAAACAACGTGATCGCGAAGTGGATAGATATCTCTCTGACCGCCCTGAGCGGTATTCCTTCGGTCGTCTACGGACTCTTCGGACTTGCCTTTTTCTGCGTGGCCCTTCAGTTTGGAACTTCCATGCTCGCTGCCGCGTTGACTCTTTCTCTCATGACACTTCCCGTTATCGCTTCTTCCACGAGAGAAACCCTGAAGGCCATACCTGTTGAGATAAGAGAAGCGGCGCTGGCACTCGGTGCGACGAAAGAAGAGGTGATCTTCAAAGTTCTTCTCCCCGCTGCGAGGAAAGGAATCATAACAGCGGTTCTCGTCGGTGGTGGAAGAGCTCTGGGAGAGACCGCTCCTGTTCTGCTCACAGGAGCCGTGTTCTATTCAACACAGCTTCCGAAGAGTCTTCTCTCTCCTGTTATGACCCTGCCAACACACATATACTACATCACAGCGGCGTACGGCGAGTCGGCCCAGTGGATGGCGAAGGGAACGGCCGCTTTTCTGATGATAGTGGTTGCCTTGATATATGGAACAGCTTTCTTTTTGAGGAGGAGAAAGAATGGAGCCCATCATTGA
- a CDS encoding response regulator transcription factor has translation MGVKVLIAEDDEDIRSVLKRYLETEGYECDEAESLFDLKKKLSEGTYNVLLLDLMFPDGVAMDEIPEMKVSHPEMAIIIISARDRDMDRIFGIELGADDYVTKPFNPREVLARVKAVLRRMGKEQKVLRFGRLEIFPEDYIVRYDGKNVEMTAKEFELLKLLATTPNKVFSREEILNRVWGDDYVSDRVVDVHISAIRSKIGKGWIKTVRGLGYKFSTRGDEGDRA, from the coding sequence GTGGGAGTGAAGGTGCTGATAGCTGAAGACGACGAAGACATAAGGAGCGTGTTGAAGAGATACCTGGAAACCGAAGGATACGAGTGCGACGAAGCAGAGTCCCTTTTCGATCTCAAGAAAAAACTCTCTGAAGGAACGTACAACGTGCTTCTCCTCGATCTCATGTTTCCCGACGGTGTGGCGATGGACGAAATTCCCGAGATGAAAGTTTCTCACCCGGAAATGGCCATCATCATCATCTCGGCAAGGGACAGGGACATGGACCGCATCTTTGGAATAGAGCTCGGAGCGGATGATTACGTGACAAAACCTTTCAATCCAAGGGAAGTTCTCGCACGTGTGAAAGCGGTTCTGAGAAGGATGGGGAAAGAACAGAAGGTACTGAGATTTGGAAGACTCGAGATCTTTCCAGAGGATTACATAGTCAGATACGATGGAAAAAACGTTGAGATGACAGCCAAAGAGTTCGAGCTTTTGAAACTCCTCGCCACGACCCCGAACAAGGTCTTTTCAAGAGAGGAGATCCTGAACAGGGTGTGGGGAGACGATTACGTCTCTGACAGGGTAGTGGATGTCCACATCAGCGCCATTCGATCGAAGATAGGAAAGGGATGGATAAAAACGGTGAGGGGATTGGGATACAAGTTTTCAACACGGGGTGATGAGGGTGATAGAGCTTGA
- a CDS encoding PstC family ABC transporter permease has translation MIVALSGTGILALFLLVFFLIREAWPALVEIGGELFTSIYWYPTADPPEYGMLAMIAGTLLLTAFSSAVLLPLGYLIAFFLHTYAKDFEKNLIRTTVEFLAGTPSVIIGLFVLLYIAPILLNFDVWSTENFLLASIGLILTALPYTVSLSLEALDSVDVALEESALALGATRFTTVFKVTTRAALPGILNAFVLTVNRVVGETMIVLMAGGGAAIIPRSFFDPVKPLTAAIASEIGEVAVGSMHYHVLFAAGVILLVISLVLTGLSRYISGRQTR, from the coding sequence GTGATAGTCGCTCTTTCGGGTACTGGCATTCTTGCCCTCTTTCTCCTGGTTTTCTTTCTGATCAGGGAAGCCTGGCCCGCCCTCGTGGAAATCGGGGGCGAGCTTTTCACGAGTATCTACTGGTATCCAACGGCGGATCCCCCAGAATACGGTATGCTCGCTATGATAGCCGGAACTCTGCTTCTAACGGCTTTTTCTTCTGCCGTGTTACTTCCCCTCGGTTACCTTATAGCCTTTTTCCTCCACACTTACGCTAAAGACTTCGAGAAAAACCTCATAAGAACCACAGTGGAATTCCTCGCCGGGACACCTTCTGTAATCATAGGACTCTTCGTTCTTCTGTACATCGCTCCTATTCTGCTCAATTTCGATGTGTGGTCCACCGAGAACTTTCTGCTCGCATCCATCGGTCTCATTCTCACGGCCCTTCCCTACACCGTTTCTCTTTCCCTTGAAGCACTCGACTCTGTCGATGTGGCCCTTGAAGAGAGCGCCCTGGCACTCGGAGCGACTCGATTCACCACGGTTTTCAAGGTTACCACCAGAGCGGCGCTTCCCGGCATATTGAACGCCTTCGTCCTGACCGTGAACAGAGTTGTCGGTGAAACGATGATCGTCCTCATGGCTGGCGGAGGAGCCGCCATAATACCGCGTTCTTTCTTCGATCCGGTGAAACCTCTGACAGCCGCGATTGCGAGCGAAATAGGTGAGGTGGCCGTTGGAAGCATGCATTATCATGTGCTCTTTGCGGCCGGGGTTATACTTCTTGTGATCTCCCTTGTTCTCACAGGACTCTCCAGGTACATATCGGGGAGGCAGACAAGATGA
- a CDS encoding phosphate ABC transporter substrate-binding protein PstS, with the protein MKRFVVLLLSLVSVFLVAETLVIKGSNTVFPIAQLWIEEFKKLHPDLQVTLEGAGSSTGIAALFNGTTDIANSSRWLKPSEIERMNKEGKYFIPFLIAFDGIAIIVNKDLGIDDISIETLKKIYTGEIQYWSQVNPNLPKQRIVVYSRNTASGTYETFENKVLGGARMAPYVRMVESTQLEIESVSKNPYAIAYVGVGYVTDDVKVLKVNGIYPTKENILKGKYPIARPLFMFVDATNGFPEMGSLVFEYIMFAFSKKGQELVEKAGYIAAYGQ; encoded by the coding sequence ATGAAAAGGTTTGTGGTACTTCTTCTTTCATTAGTTTCGGTTTTTCTTGTGGCAGAAACGCTCGTCATCAAGGGTTCCAACACAGTCTTTCCCATCGCTCAGCTCTGGATCGAAGAGTTCAAAAAGCTCCACCCGGATCTTCAGGTGACTCTCGAAGGTGCGGGCTCTTCCACAGGAATCGCGGCGCTCTTCAACGGAACGACCGACATCGCCAACTCGAGCAGATGGCTCAAACCCTCTGAAATCGAGAGAATGAACAAGGAAGGAAAATACTTCATTCCTTTCCTCATCGCTTTCGACGGAATAGCGATCATTGTGAACAAGGACCTCGGCATCGACGACATCTCCATCGAAACTTTGAAGAAGATCTACACAGGAGAGATCCAGTACTGGTCACAGGTGAATCCAAATCTCCCGAAACAGAGAATCGTTGTTTACTCGAGAAACACCGCTTCTGGTACCTACGAAACGTTTGAAAACAAAGTCCTCGGTGGAGCGAGAATGGCTCCTTACGTGAGAATGGTCGAAAGTACCCAGCTTGAGATAGAGAGTGTTTCCAAAAATCCGTACGCTATTGCTTATGTTGGTGTGGGATACGTCACAGACGATGTGAAAGTCCTGAAGGTGAACGGTATCTACCCGACGAAGGAAAACATTCTGAAAGGAAAATACCCGATAGCAAGACCTCTCTTCATGTTTGTCGATGCGACAAATGGATTTCCTGAGATGGGAAGCCTCGTCTTCGAGTACATCATGTTCGCCTTCTCGAAGAAAGGACAGGAGCTGGTTGAAAAGGCAGGTTACATAGCCGCTTACGGTCAGTGA
- the pstB gene encoding phosphate ABC transporter ATP-binding protein PstB gives MEPIIEIENFSAYYGEKIAVKNVTMKIFKNQITAIIGPSGCGKTTLLRSINRMNDHLPGFRVEGKIYFKGQDIYDPQLDVTEYRKRVGMVFQKPTPFPMSIYDNVAFGPRIHGVKSKHILDRIVEESLKKAALWDEVKSELNKSGTRLSGGQQQRLCIARALAVEPEVILLDEPTSALDPIATQRIEKLLEELSENYTIVIVTHNIGQAIRIADYIAFMYRGELIEYGPTREIVERPKNRLTEEYLTGKIG, from the coding sequence ATGGAGCCCATCATTGAGATCGAAAACTTCAGCGCTTACTACGGCGAGAAGATAGCCGTCAAGAACGTGACGATGAAGATCTTCAAAAACCAGATAACCGCCATAATAGGTCCCTCCGGATGCGGTAAAACAACTCTCCTGAGGAGCATCAACAGGATGAACGATCATCTGCCTGGATTCAGGGTTGAAGGGAAGATATACTTCAAGGGACAGGACATCTACGATCCACAGCTCGACGTGACGGAGTACAGAAAGAGAGTCGGTATGGTCTTCCAGAAACCGACACCTTTTCCCATGTCGATCTACGACAACGTCGCGTTCGGCCCCAGGATACACGGGGTGAAGAGCAAACACATTCTCGACCGGATAGTAGAGGAATCATTGAAAAAGGCAGCCCTATGGGACGAGGTGAAGTCAGAACTGAACAAATCTGGTACGAGACTCTCCGGCGGTCAGCAGCAGAGGCTCTGCATAGCGAGAGCACTCGCCGTTGAACCCGAGGTGATTCTTCTCGATGAGCCGACATCGGCCCTCGATCCCATAGCGACTCAGAGGATAGAAAAGCTTCTGGAAGAACTCTCTGAGAATTACACCATCGTGATCGTCACACACAACATCGGCCAGGCGATAAGAATAGCGGACTACATAGCGTTCATGTACAGAGGAGAACTCATCGAATACGGACCAACGAGGGAGATCGTGGAGAGACCGAAGAACAGGCTCACCGAGGAGTACCTGACAGGAAAAATCGGATGA
- a CDS encoding TM1266 family iron-only hydrogenase system putative regulator: protein MEKRFYILTIVVEDREKAYRQVNELLHNFSEDILLRVGYPVREENMAIIFLVLKTDNDTIGALSGKLGQISGVRVKTVPLKR, encoded by the coding sequence TTGGAGAAGAGATTCTACATCCTCACCATCGTGGTGGAAGACCGGGAAAAAGCCTACCGACAGGTGAACGAACTCCTTCACAATTTCTCCGAAGACATTCTGCTCAGAGTCGGCTATCCCGTCAGAGAAGAGAACATGGCGATCATATTCCTCGTTCTGAAAACAGACAACGACACGATAGGTGCCCTCTCCGGAAAGCTCGGCCAGATTTCCGGTGTTCGCGTGAAAACAGTTCCTTTGAAGAGGTGA
- a CDS encoding ATP-binding protein, which translates to MYEEIIEKLDLQMNRMISFLSKKMRLFFQDLEKRFTNRAILLYGPRGAGKTTFLLSMARKHGFLYVSGDEILLLDVPLHDLFQEIMKNYPGIIIDEVHLLKNWSTILKVLYDSFPDRVIWTSDSSSVLLRKGISDLSRRFVLIRMPLMSFREFIHFETGKTLRKLSSPFEVSIDYAAEALKEVDLMSLFRKYRETGTRPFYVEGNFREKLMNILQKAIYYDVPHFLGTVTENHLGVMKAIVGHLLHSKIPTINVESMCREWGVGKQKFYQLLQTMEEIELVNIVRKKRVEKPFSKGEKIFLSDPAMYYAFEGEIGNFREAFVVFALKEIGKIYAVKNEEEGDYVFEGIKIEVGGKSKKKKSSDFVIRDDVDLPVRNVIPMWMLGMLW; encoded by the coding sequence GTGTACGAGGAGATCATCGAAAAATTGGATCTCCAGATGAACAGAATGATCAGTTTTCTTTCAAAAAAGATGCGTCTCTTTTTCCAGGATCTGGAAAAGAGATTCACAAACAGGGCGATCCTTCTCTACGGACCACGAGGTGCGGGTAAGACCACTTTTCTCCTGTCGATGGCAAGAAAGCACGGTTTTCTTTATGTTTCAGGAGATGAAATTCTCCTTCTGGACGTTCCACTACACGATCTTTTTCAGGAGATAATGAAAAATTATCCGGGCATCATCATCGACGAAGTTCACCTTCTGAAAAACTGGAGTACCATCCTTAAGGTTCTTTACGATAGCTTTCCAGACAGGGTTATATGGACGAGTGACAGCAGTTCCGTTCTCCTGAGAAAGGGAATATCAGATCTTTCGAGAAGATTCGTTTTGATCAGAATGCCTCTGATGTCTTTTAGAGAATTCATCCACTTCGAAACTGGAAAAACTCTGAGGAAGCTGAGTTCTCCCTTTGAGGTCTCCATCGATTACGCCGCCGAGGCTTTAAAAGAAGTGGACCTGATGAGTCTCTTCAGAAAATATCGAGAGACTGGAACAAGACCGTTCTATGTGGAAGGTAACTTCAGAGAGAAGTTAATGAACATCCTGCAAAAGGCGATCTACTACGATGTACCACACTTTCTTGGTACAGTAACAGAAAATCACCTTGGGGTCATGAAGGCAATCGTCGGCCACCTCCTCCATTCAAAGATACCGACGATAAACGTTGAATCCATGTGCAGAGAATGGGGTGTTGGAAAACAAAAGTTTTACCAGTTACTACAGACAATGGAAGAAATAGAGCTTGTGAACATCGTGCGGAAAAAAAGGGTAGAAAAACCCTTTTCAAAAGGGGAAAAGATCTTCTTATCTGATCCTGCCATGTACTACGCTTTCGAGGGAGAAATTGGAAATTTCAGAGAGGCTTTCGTTGTCTTCGCATTGAAAGAGATCGGGAAAATATACGCTGTGAAAAACGAAGAAGAAGGAGATTACGTTTTCGAAGGAATAAAGATAGAAGTTGGTGGAAAGAGCAAGAAAAAGAAATCGAGTGACTTCGTGATAAGGGACGATGTCGATCTTCCCGTTAGAAATGTGATCCCGATGTGGATGCTGGGGATGTTGTGGTGA